CGTTGATGGAATGTTCCACTTCCGGATGAAACTGAAGCCCGTAAAATTGTTTTTCAGGATGCGCCACGGCCGCAATCGGCGTGTTTTCCGTTGCAGCCGTCACTTTAAATCCCTCCGGCAGGGTTCCGGCGGAATCTCCATGGCTCATCCAGCACTGAAATTCCGAGGGCATATCCTTGAACAACAACGAGTCCGATTTGATCTGCAATCGGGCAAATCCGTATTCTCTTTTTTTTGCCCGACGGATCTCTCCACCCAGGGCATGGATCATGGAATGCATCCCATAGCAGATCCCCAACACCGGCACCCCTAAGTCAAACAGGGATTTGTCCACGGCAGGGCTGTCTTTTTCATAAATACTGGACGGCCCGCCGGACAGAATAATGCCTTTGGGATTCAGGGCCTTGATCCGGTCAATGGGGATATTTGCCGGCTCCACCTGGCAGTAAACATTATGTTCCCTGACCCGTCTGGCAATCAGCTGATTGAACTGGGAACCGAAATCAATGACAACAATCATGGTTTTGTTTTTCCTCATGAATAAAATTTTCTAAATCATAATTTTTCCTATAAATCGCTTTAAAATGCAAGGTGTTTTTATCTGGATCTTGCCATAAGATCCTTATTATGCTTTATTAGCCCCATCACAATCACAAAATTTACAACCCAATTAATAAACGGACAGGAGAAACAGGCATGTATTTAGCATCTGATTTAAGAAAAGGATTAAAATTCGAAATCGACGGCGAACCCTATATCATTGTCGACTTTGAGTTTAAAAAACCCGGGAAAGGCCAGTCTTTGTATAAATGCAAACTCAAGAACATGATTACCGGGTCTCAGTTTGAAAGAACTTACCGGTCGGGTGACAAGTTTGAGAAAGCAGACCTGGAAGAACAGGAAATGGAATATTTGTATGCGACCAAAGATTCCTTTTGTTTCATGAACACCAGCAATTATGAACAGATTTTTCTGACCCGGGATCAGCTGGAAGATGTGATCGATCTGTTGAAAGAAAACACGGTTTGCACCGTGTTGCTGCACAACCAGAAACCCATTGGCGTGACCCTTCCCAATTTCATCAACCTGACCATCACCAAAACCGAACCCTGGGCCAAGGGAGACACCGCAACGGGCAGCACCAAACCCGCCACCCTGGAGACCGGGTTTGAGGTGCAGGTTCCGCCGTTTGTGGATGAAGGACAGATGGTTAAAATCGATACCCGTACCAAAACGTATGTGGAACGGGTCAATGCATGATCTGAAAGCAGACTATACTTTTTCCTTATATCCGCATCCGGAAGTGTTGCACTTGAGGAACCGGCCGTCCCGCTTGGTTTCTTTTTCCACCAGAAACAATGCCTTGCATTGGGGACAGGGTTTGGCCACGGGTTTGTCCCAGCTGGCAAACTTACAATCCGGATACCGGGAACATCCGTAAAAAACTTTACCGCGTTTGGATCTTTTTTCAACAATCCGGCCTGAACATCCGGGCTCCGGGCAGTCGACCCCGATATCTTTGTTGTCATTTTCAGACATCAACGATTCCGTGTGCGTACATTCCGGATATCCGGTACAGGCCAGAAACAACCCGAACCGGCCGTCTTTCTGAACCATGGGTTTGCCGCATTTGGGGCAGTCCTTGACCGGGGTATCATCCACCTTTTTTTCGACAATGGAGATCTGACCTTTCTCGTCCCGGGTGTAATTGCTGGTGAACGTGCAGTCCGGGTAAGCGGAACATGCCAGAAAATGGCCGTTTTTCCCGATTTTGATATGCAGCGGCTGTCCGCAGGAGGGACAGGAAAGTTCAGTCTTGATCCCCACGCCTTTGACGCTGACCATCTCCTGTTTGGCTGTTTCCAGGGTTTGGCTGAAATCATCGTAAAATCGGGAGAGCAATTCCACTTCATCCAGAGTACCGCTCTCCACATTGTCCAGGTTGGTTTCCATCTGGGCCGTGAATGAGATATCCAGCAGGTCGGGAAACGATGCCACCAGAAGATCGTTGACAATAAATCCGAGTTCACTGGGATAAAAATAGCGTTTCACCAGTTCCACATATCCTTTGTCCTGGATCACGCTGATAATGGAGGCATACGTGCTGGGCCGGCCAATGCCGTTTTTTTCCAGTTCCTTGACCAGCGATGCTTCGGAAAACCGGGGCAAAGGTTTGGTAAAATGCTGTTTGGGATTTATTTTTTCACATGTCAGCCATTCTTTTTCCTCAACCTGGGGAAGGGTCTGGATGTCGTTTTCTGATTTGGTTTCCTGGGTATCATACAATGCCATGAAACCACTGAATTTCACCGTGGAACCGCTCACGGAAAACAGGTAATCCCCTGCTTTGATGAGAATGGCTTTCTGATCGATCTCTGCCCGGGCCATCTGGGAAGCCACAAACCGTTTCCAGATCAGGTCATACAAGGCATACTGATCATCGGTCAAATGGGCCTTGATTTTATCGGGAACATTGAACACCGATGTGGGGCGAATGGCCTCATGGGCGTCCTGGGCCTTGTTTTTATTTTTAAAATACCGGGGCTTGGCCATGGCATATTCCTTGCCATAGGTCTGGGTCACCAGGGACAGGGCCTCCTGGGCCGCTTCCGGCGCGATCCGGGTGGAATCGGTACGCATATAGGTAATCAACCCCTCCGGCCCGCCGGTACCGATGTCGATGCCTTCATACAACTGCTGGGCCACCACCATGGTTTTTTTGGCGGAAAACCGCAATCGATTGATAGCATCCTGCTGCAGTTTGCTGGTGATAAACGGGGGCAACGGATTGCGTTTTACTGTTTTGTTCTTGATTTCATCCACCTGAAATCGGGCTGTTTGAAGATCCGCAACAATTTTTTGGGCCTGGGTCTCATTCTGGATCTTGGCTTTTTTCTGGCGGATTTTTACCAGGGCCGCGTTAAAACCGGGCGGGACCTGGGCCATCAAGTCCGCGGTGATGGTCCAGTATTCTTCCGGGACAAAACTGCGGATCTCCCGTTCCCGGTCACAGATAATTTTCACGGCCACGGACTGGACCCGGCCGGCACTCAACCCCCGCTGGATTTTCTGCCACAGCAAGGGAGAGATCTGATATCCCACCAGCCGGTCCAGCTTCCGCCGGGCCTGCTGGGCATTGTATTTGTCTTCGTCGGGTTCCAGTGGTTTTTTCAAGGCATCTTCAATGCCTTTTTTGGTGAGTTCATGGATGAGGACCCGGTGAAACCGGCGGTCCTTTTTTTTCAGAATATCCATGATATGAAACGCAATCGCCTCGCCTTCACGGTCCGGGTCAGGCGCCAGGTAAATATCATCACAGTCTTTGGCAATTTTTTTCAACTGGGAGATGACATTGGTTTTGTCTTTGATATTGACATATTCGGCTGTAAAATTGTTTTCCACATCAATCCCCAGCTTTTTCACGGGCAAATCCCGGATATGACCGGAACTGGCAGCCACTTGAAAATCTTTTCCCACATATTTTTTCAACGTTTTGATTTTGGTCGGGGATTCGACAATGATAAGCGGTTTAGCCAAAACAACTCCTTTTATGATAACGAAAAATAATTGCCGGGATGATGCGTGATCTGTCCCATCAATTCAAGTTCCAGTAAAATGGCAGATACCGCATCACTGGGCATCCGGCTGATTTCAATAATCTGGTCGATATGCTGGGGATAGGCATCCAGAATCTGTAAAATATGTTTTTTGTCACAATCCAGTTCCAGGGACGCATCCGGTTTTACAAAATCGTTTTCACAGGATATTCCTGATGCCGGTTCAACATGAACCAGATGAGATAATTCCTCCATCACATCAGTTTCATTTTCCACCAGTTTGGCTCCCTGTTTCAATAAAAAATGGGTTCCCTGACTTTTTTGTGACGCAATGCTTCCCGGGACTGCAAACACTTCCCGGTTATACTCCGCCGCCAGCCTAGCAGTAATCAATGAACCGCTTTTTCTGGCGGCTTCCACCACAATGGTTCCGCAGGACAGACCGGCTATGATCCGGTTTCTGACAGGAAAATGATACGGAAACGGGTCTGTGTCAAGTTTAAATTCCGAGAACACGGCACCGCGTTCCTGAATTTTATGAAACAACGTCTTGTTTTCCCGGGGATAAATATTGTTCAGGCCGGACCCCAGCACGGCAATGGTTTTCCCGGTGCTGTCCAGGGCGCCTTCATGGGCGGCCGTGTCAATGCCCCTGGCCATGCCGCTGACAATGCAGAATCCTTTTTCCGCCAGTTTAAATGCCAGACGTCTGGCTGTGGAGATGCCGTAGCTGGACGCAGCCCGGGACCCCACGATGGCAATACAGGGGATATCCGGTTCCCAGACACCTGAACAGGTCAGTAACGCCGGTGGATCAGGAATGTTTTTCAGAAATACAGGGAATCGTTCATCATGGATCGTCAGAATGGAAAACCCCTGATCCAGGGTTTTTTGCAGCTCTTTTTTGGCAGCCGCCATCCAGGGTTTGAGATGTCTGATTCCGGCAATGGTTTTATGATGAATACCGGGAATATTTACCAGAGTGTCAGAATCGGCTGAAAGAACCTGCTCCGGGCCGCCAAAGGCCCGGAGCAGGCGAACATACATCTGGTGTCCCACACCGGGAACTTCTCTAAGAATAAACCAGGGCAGGTATTTGTCAGCATCCGAAATCATTCCAAATCAAAAGACGGGCTGATTTTTTTTAACATAGATATCATCCATTTATCCGTTTTAAAGATGCAAAAAGAACAATGGGTGTTGCCACAAAAATGGATGAATAGGTCCCGATCACCACGCCCACGATCATGGCAAAGGCAAAATTGTGAATGATTTCACCACCCAGAAAAAACAATGCCAGCAGGACAATCAAGGTGGTGACAGACGTTAAAAGGGTCCGGGACAAAGTCTGGTTGATGCTCTGGTTGAAAAGGGCCGGCAATCCGGTTTTATCGGATTCTCCTTTAATATTTTCTCGGATTCTGTCAAACACGATGATGGTATCGTTCAGGGAGTACCCGATAATGGTCAACAAAGCCGCAATAATCGGCAAGGAAAAATCCATGTCAAATATGCAGAAAATGCCGACCGTGATAAACACATCATGAATCAGGGCAATCATGGCGCCCATGGCATATTTGAGCCGAAGCCGCCAGAAAAGGGCTAAAGACACCACCAGGGCTCCGGTGATCAATATCGGCATACTGACATTGATCACAGACAAAAAATAAACCGCGGCCATCATGGCCCCGGCAGTGACACCGGACAGAATCCATTTGAGTTCAAACCGACCGGAAATATAGATGGTAATGAACAGCAAAGAATAAAAAATGGCCAGAAGGGCCTGTTTTTTCAGGTCATCTCCCACTTGAGGACCGACCATTTCCATGCGCCGGATTTCAGGCGCGATTCCGGTTCCTTTTTCAATGGCGGCTGAAACCGCCTGGGCCAGCCCAGTGCCTTCAGAACCGGTATTGGCGGTCCGGATCAAAAACTCATGGGTATCGCCTTCACCGAAATCCTGAACAGACAAATCTTTGAGATTCAATCCGGCCAGGCTGTCCCGCACCTGTCCGATGGAAACGTCCTGGTTGAACTTGACCTGGACCAATGCGCCGCCGGCAAAATCAATGCCGTAATTAGGACCTTTATGGATGACCAGGCCGATGATACTGGCCAGGATCAGCAGGCCGGAAAAAACCATTGCGATTTTTCGTTTTCCCAGAAAGTCGATATTGATATCAGACTTGATCAGCTGCATAATGACAATTCCTTTATATGCTCAATGATGAGGTGGTTTTTTTCTGCAAGACAAGATCGAAAATGGATCTGGACAAAACCAGGGCCGTGAACAGGCTGGCAACGATCCCCAGCCCCAAAGTCACGGCAAACCCCTTGATCGGCCCGGTGCCGAACTGAAACAGCACGATGGCGGCGATCAATGTCGTGACATTGGCATCCAGAATGGTCAATGCAGCTCTATCAAAACCGGCATGCACCGCAGCAGACGCGGTCTTACCCCACCGGAGCTCTTCTCTGATCCGCTCAAAAATAATCACGTTGGCATCCACGGCCATCCCGATGGTCAGAATGATGCCGGCAATGCCGGGCAGGGTCAGCGTCGCCTGAAAAGCAGCCAGTCCCCCGCCGATGAGAATGATATTCAATATCAGGGCCAGGTTGGCGATCAACCCGGATTTCCGGTAATAGATCGTCATGAACAAAAGAATCAATACCCCGCCCACCAGCATGGATATCATGCCCATGCGGATGGAATCCGCCCCCAGGGTCGGTCCGACGGTTCTTTCTTCTATGATGGTCACGGGTGCGGGTAATGAACCGGCCCGCAGGGCAATGGCCAGGTCCTTGGCTTCGTTCATGGTGAAATTACCGGTGATCACGGCTTTTCCCCCGGCGATCCGGTCCTGGATCACCGGTGCGGAGTACACGGTGTTGTCCAGAATGATGGCCAGGCGTTTTTTGATATTTTCCCCGGTGATCCGGTCAAAAATATGGGCCCCTTTGCGGTTGAATTCAATACCGACCTGGGGTTGCTGAAACTGGTCAAACTCTACCCTGGCATTGACCAGCAGACTGCCGTCCAGCAGCACCTGTTTTTTGATGACATGGGGAATTTCAGTGGTGTTTCCGGTAGCCGGGTCTGTTCTCTTTTCGTACAAAAGCATGCTTCCCACAGGCAGATTCCCTTTAAGGGCTGCGTCAATCCCGGCATCTTCATCCACCAGCTGAAAGGTCAGCTGGGCGGTTTTTCCGATCAGGTCTTTGGCACGGTCCGGATCATTGATCCCCGGTAACTGGAGAAGAATGCGGTTCTTACCTTGAATCCGTATATCCGGTTCGCTGACACCGAATTCATCAATCCGGTTTCGAATGGTTTCCAGGGCCTGGTCCGTGGCCATTTTTCGAATCATATCCATTTCATCTTCGGGCAGTTTCAGCTGAAATCCGATGGATCCATCCTGAACCGCAGCACTTGTCACTTTCAGGTTTGAAAACTCTTTGGAAATGATCTGCTCAAACGCAGCCTTGGATTCCTGATCCGGCAGTTGTGCCACCAGCATGTTGCCCTGGCGGCTGACACCCTGATGCAGGGTGTTGTTCCGGCGCAGTTCCTTTTTGATTTCATCGGCCGTCCGTTCCAGCTCCGCTTCCACAGCCTTGATGTTCTGGACTTCAAGCACCAGATGCATCCCGCCTTGCAGATCCAGTCCCAGATTGATTTTTTTATGGGGCCAGGTGTTTGTAAATGTTGGCAGCAACCAGACAATGGCAGCCAGAATGACAATGAGGACCAATCCGTGCTTTAAGGTAAGTAGTTTCAATCTTCAAGCTCCAGCACAAAAGGATTATTTTTTTTCGGATTTGACGGCGGTTTCACTTTCTGAAACCAGGGCTGCCACATTTCC
Above is a window of Desulfotignum balticum DSM 7044 DNA encoding:
- the secD gene encoding protein translocase subunit SecD, which encodes MKLLTLKHGLVLIVILAAIVWLLPTFTNTWPHKKINLGLDLQGGMHLVLEVQNIKAVEAELERTADEIKKELRRNNTLHQGVSRQGNMLVAQLPDQESKAAFEQIISKEFSNLKVTSAAVQDGSIGFQLKLPEDEMDMIRKMATDQALETIRNRIDEFGVSEPDIRIQGKNRILLQLPGINDPDRAKDLIGKTAQLTFQLVDEDAGIDAALKGNLPVGSMLLYEKRTDPATGNTTEIPHVIKKQVLLDGSLLVNARVEFDQFQQPQVGIEFNRKGAHIFDRITGENIKKRLAIILDNTVYSAPVIQDRIAGGKAVITGNFTMNEAKDLAIALRAGSLPAPVTIIEERTVGPTLGADSIRMGMISMLVGGVLILLFMTIYYRKSGLIANLALILNIILIGGGLAAFQATLTLPGIAGIILTIGMAVDANVIIFERIREELRWGKTASAAVHAGFDRAALTILDANVTTLIAAIVLFQFGTGPIKGFAVTLGLGIVASLFTALVLSRSIFDLVLQKKTTSSLSI
- the efp gene encoding elongation factor P — protein: MYLASDLRKGLKFEIDGEPYIIVDFEFKKPGKGQSLYKCKLKNMITGSQFERTYRSGDKFEKADLEEQEMEYLYATKDSFCFMNTSNYEQIFLTRDQLEDVIDLLKENTVCTVLLHNQKPIGVTLPNFINLTITKTEPWAKGDTATGSTKPATLETGFEVQVPPFVDEGQMVKIDTRTKTYVERVNA
- the secF gene encoding protein translocase subunit SecF → MQLIKSDINIDFLGKRKIAMVFSGLLILASIIGLVIHKGPNYGIDFAGGALVQVKFNQDVSIGQVRDSLAGLNLKDLSVQDFGEGDTHEFLIRTANTGSEGTGLAQAVSAAIEKGTGIAPEIRRMEMVGPQVGDDLKKQALLAIFYSLLFITIYISGRFELKWILSGVTAGAMMAAVYFLSVINVSMPILITGALVVSLALFWRLRLKYAMGAMIALIHDVFITVGIFCIFDMDFSLPIIAALLTIIGYSLNDTIIVFDRIRENIKGESDKTGLPALFNQSINQTLSRTLLTSVTTLIVLLALFFLGGEIIHNFAFAMIVGVVIGTYSSIFVATPIVLFASLKRING
- the dprA gene encoding DNA-processing protein DprA, encoding MISDADKYLPWFILREVPGVGHQMYVRLLRAFGGPEQVLSADSDTLVNIPGIHHKTIAGIRHLKPWMAAAKKELQKTLDQGFSILTIHDERFPVFLKNIPDPPALLTCSGVWEPDIPCIAIVGSRAASSYGISTARRLAFKLAEKGFCIVSGMARGIDTAAHEGALDSTGKTIAVLGSGLNNIYPRENKTLFHKIQERGAVFSEFKLDTDPFPYHFPVRNRIIAGLSCGTIVVEAARKSGSLITARLAAEYNREVFAVPGSIASQKSQGTHFLLKQGAKLVENETDVMEELSHLVHVEPASGISCENDFVKPDASLELDCDKKHILQILDAYPQHIDQIIEISRMPSDAVSAILLELELMGQITHHPGNYFSLS
- the topA gene encoding type I DNA topoisomerase — protein: MAKPLIIVESPTKIKTLKKYVGKDFQVAASSGHIRDLPVKKLGIDVENNFTAEYVNIKDKTNVISQLKKIAKDCDDIYLAPDPDREGEAIAFHIMDILKKKDRRFHRVLIHELTKKGIEDALKKPLEPDEDKYNAQQARRKLDRLVGYQISPLLWQKIQRGLSAGRVQSVAVKIICDREREIRSFVPEEYWTITADLMAQVPPGFNAALVKIRQKKAKIQNETQAQKIVADLQTARFQVDEIKNKTVKRNPLPPFITSKLQQDAINRLRFSAKKTMVVAQQLYEGIDIGTGGPEGLITYMRTDSTRIAPEAAQEALSLVTQTYGKEYAMAKPRYFKNKNKAQDAHEAIRPTSVFNVPDKIKAHLTDDQYALYDLIWKRFVASQMARAEIDQKAILIKAGDYLFSVSGSTVKFSGFMALYDTQETKSENDIQTLPQVEEKEWLTCEKINPKQHFTKPLPRFSEASLVKELEKNGIGRPSTYASIISVIQDKGYVELVKRYFYPSELGFIVNDLLVASFPDLLDISFTAQMETNLDNVESGTLDEVELLSRFYDDFSQTLETAKQEMVSVKGVGIKTELSCPSCGQPLHIKIGKNGHFLACSAYPDCTFTSNYTRDEKGQISIVEKKVDDTPVKDCPKCGKPMVQKDGRFGLFLACTGYPECTHTESLMSENDNKDIGVDCPEPGCSGRIVEKRSKRGKVFYGCSRYPDCKFASWDKPVAKPCPQCKALFLVEKETKRDGRFLKCNTSGCGYKEKV